In Sphingomonas sp. Leaf357, a single genomic region encodes these proteins:
- a CDS encoding TonB-dependent receptor — MLNKTFAKSALLIGTAFGAMMIPTLAAAQDVPAAAPVADASSDGEIGEIVVTAERRSENLQKVPVSVAVVSGDALRTIQTGGEDILSLSGRVPGLYAETTTGRIFPRFYIRGLGNVDFYLGASQPVSIIQDDVVLEHVVLKSNPVFDVNQVEVLRGPQGSLFGRNTTAGIIKFDTIRPSQVFQGRASASYGTYNTVTADVGVGGPIIADKLAFRISGLYQHRDDWVSNTFTGTGADGTKGGKDVMGGFDEKDVRLQLLFTPTSDLSINVSGHARDYDGTASIFHRGALKKGSNNVQAEPRTSFAQDEGDNNPQAYKTYGASVNAAWDFGPVTLTSITAYETSHGSSRGDTDGGVAQNYAGRPSYGQSRGNLRNLDQWTQEVRLASNSDGALKWQVGGLYFDSRDDTEFYQRTYFLTGPDLNGALPNPNNFVRLHDINTSWSVFGQASYQLTPALTITAGGRVTEDKKSTELVRSVKNAAGTVDSFPATAPRYVQLKDTQPSWDVSARYEFTPDVSAYAKVARGFRGPTIQGRSAVFNSPFTTANSETIMSYEAGLKTRPFNNMTFNVTGFTYKVKDIQLNGNDANGNGVLFNADHANAYGFEAELEWKPIRNISISLGGSALHTEIKDKNVYAQVCALNGAVTCTVQDPTKIAIIFGAPATLAQIDGNPLPNAPKWQLDAAVRYDIPLWTGGKMFVSTDWNVQGYTNFVLYKTAEFYSNGNFEGGLKVGYTTADNKYEVAAFARNITNEKNLKGVIENYNAAIFNEPRIIGVSLSGKF, encoded by the coding sequence ATGTTGAACAAGACTTTCGCCAAATCCGCCTTGCTGATCGGCACGGCCTTCGGTGCGATGATGATCCCGACCCTGGCCGCCGCGCAGGACGTTCCCGCCGCAGCGCCGGTCGCGGACGCATCCAGCGACGGCGAGATCGGCGAGATCGTGGTGACGGCCGAGCGCCGCAGCGAAAATTTGCAGAAGGTGCCGGTGTCGGTTGCCGTCGTGAGCGGCGATGCGCTGCGCACGATCCAGACCGGCGGCGAAGACATCCTGTCGCTCTCTGGCCGCGTGCCCGGCCTGTATGCCGAGACGACCACCGGCCGCATCTTCCCGCGCTTTTACATTCGTGGCCTGGGCAACGTGGATTTCTATCTCGGCGCGTCGCAGCCGGTGTCGATCATCCAGGACGATGTCGTGCTCGAGCATGTCGTGCTGAAGTCGAATCCGGTGTTCGACGTCAACCAGGTGGAAGTGCTGCGCGGTCCGCAGGGGTCGCTGTTCGGTCGCAACACGACGGCCGGCATCATCAAGTTCGACACGATCCGCCCGAGCCAAGTCTTCCAGGGCCGGGCTTCGGCGTCGTACGGCACCTACAACACGGTGACGGCGGACGTCGGCGTTGGCGGCCCGATCATCGCCGACAAGCTCGCCTTCCGCATTTCGGGCCTGTACCAGCACCGTGACGATTGGGTGAGCAACACCTTCACCGGCACCGGCGCGGACGGCACCAAGGGCGGCAAGGACGTGATGGGCGGCTTCGACGAGAAGGACGTCCGCCTGCAGTTGCTGTTCACGCCGACCAGCGACCTGTCGATCAACGTTTCGGGCCATGCGCGCGATTATGACGGCACGGCGTCGATCTTCCATCGCGGCGCGCTCAAGAAGGGTTCGAACAACGTTCAGGCCGAGCCGCGCACCAGCTTTGCGCAGGACGAGGGCGACAACAACCCGCAGGCGTACAAGACGTACGGCGCATCGGTGAATGCGGCATGGGATTTCGGCCCGGTCACGCTGACCTCGATCACCGCCTATGAAACGAGCCATGGTTCGAGCCGTGGCGACACCGATGGCGGCGTGGCACAGAATTATGCCGGTCGCCCGTCCTATGGCCAGAGCCGCGGTAATCTGCGCAACCTCGACCAGTGGACGCAGGAAGTGCGCCTCGCCAGCAACAGCGACGGTGCGCTGAAGTGGCAGGTCGGCGGCCTGTATTTTGACAGCCGCGACGATACCGAATTCTACCAGCGGACCTATTTCCTGACCGGCCCGGACCTGAACGGCGCGCTGCCGAACCCGAACAACTTCGTGCGGCTGCATGACATCAACACGTCGTGGTCGGTGTTCGGCCAGGCCAGCTACCAGCTGACCCCGGCGCTGACGATCACCGCCGGCGGGCGCGTGACCGAGGACAAGAAGTCGACGGAGCTGGTGCGCAGTGTGAAGAACGCGGCGGGCACGGTGGATTCGTTCCCGGCTACGGCACCCCGTTATGTCCAGTTGAAGGACACGCAGCCGAGCTGGGATGTCTCCGCGCGCTACGAATTCACGCCCGACGTCAGCGCCTATGCCAAGGTCGCCCGTGGTTTCCGTGGCCCGACCATCCAGGGGCGTTCGGCGGTGTTCAACTCGCCCTTCACCACGGCCAATTCGGAAACGATCATGTCGTATGAGGCGGGCCTGAAGACCCGTCCGTTCAACAACATGACCTTCAACGTCACGGGCTTCACCTACAAGGTGAAGGACATCCAGCTGAACGGCAACGATGCCAACGGCAACGGCGTGCTGTTCAACGCCGATCATGCCAACGCCTACGGCTTCGAAGCCGAGCTGGAATGGAAGCCGATCCGCAACATCAGCATCTCGCTGGGTGGCAGCGCGCTGCACACCGAGATCAAGGACAAGAACGTCTATGCCCAGGTGTGTGCGCTGAACGGCGCGGTAACCTGCACGGTGCAGGACCCGACCAAGATCGCGATCATCTTCGGTGCGCCAGCCACGCTGGCACAGATCGACGGCAACCCGCTGCCGAACGCGCCGAAGTGGCAGCTCGACGCCGCCGTGCGGTACGACATTCCGCTGTGGACCGGCGGCAAGATGTTCGTTTCGACCGACTGGAACGTGCAGGGCTACACCAACTTTGTGCTCTACAAGACGGCGGAATTCTATTCGAACGGCAATTTCGAAGGTGGCCTGAAGGTCGGCTACACCACGGCAGACAACAAGTACGAGGTCGCGGCGTTCGCCCGCAACATCACCAACGAGAAGAACCTCAAGGGTGTGATCGAGAACTACAATGCCGCGATCTTCAACGAACCGCGGATCATCGGCGTGTCGCTGAGCGGCAAGTTCTGA
- the moaC gene encoding cyclic pyranopterin monophosphate synthase MoaC, translating into MTNLTHLDSAGAAHMVDVSAKQSTAREAIAEGRITMSAQAAAAIRSGAAAKGDVLAVARIAGIMAAKRTSDLIPLCHPLPLTRVAIDLVTDDTGVTATATARTDGKTGVEMEALTAVSVTLLTIYDMAKAIDKAMTIDGIRLLAKTGGKSGEYRA; encoded by the coding sequence ATGACCAACCTCACCCACCTCGATTCCGCCGGCGCGGCGCACATGGTCGACGTCTCCGCCAAGCAGAGCACCGCGCGCGAGGCGATCGCCGAGGGTCGCATCACGATGAGCGCGCAAGCCGCCGCCGCGATCCGATCCGGTGCAGCGGCCAAGGGTGATGTCCTCGCCGTCGCCCGCATCGCCGGCATCATGGCTGCCAAGCGCACGAGCGACCTGATCCCGCTCTGCCATCCGTTGCCGCTGACTCGTGTCGCAATCGACCTCGTCACCGACGACACCGGCGTCACCGCCACCGCCACCGCGCGCACCGACGGCAAGACCGGCGTCGAGATGGAGGCGCTCACCGCCGTCTCAGTCACGTTGCTGACGATCTACGACATGGCCAAGGCGATCGACAAGGCCATGACGATCGACGGAATCCGCCTGCTCGCCAAAACCGGCGGCAAATCCGGCGAGTATCGCGCCTGA
- the trpC gene encoding indole-3-glycerol phosphate synthase TrpC: MTDILDRILETKRADIAARKATTPLSALDARIAAQSKPRGFRAALDAKALTGHALIAEIKKASPSKGLIREDFDPPAHARAYQAGGAACLSVLTDERWFQGADQYLIDARAACDLPVLRKDFMVDPWQVPESRSIGADAILLIMSALDDHLLAEIEASAIECGMDVLVEVHDQKELDRAMKLKSRLIGVNNRNLRDFTVDFARTYELVSRAPKGCTFVAESGLTVRADLEAMAEHGVKCFLIGEALMRQDDVEAATRALVG; encoded by the coding sequence ATGACCGACATTCTCGATCGCATCCTCGAAACCAAGCGCGCCGATATCGCCGCACGCAAGGCGACCACCCCGCTCTCCGCGCTCGACGCCCGCATCGCCGCGCAATCCAAGCCCCGCGGTTTCCGCGCAGCGCTCGATGCCAAGGCGCTGACCGGCCACGCCCTGATCGCCGAGATCAAGAAGGCAAGCCCGTCCAAGGGCCTGATCCGCGAGGACTTCGATCCCCCCGCGCACGCCCGTGCCTATCAGGCCGGCGGTGCCGCCTGCCTGTCGGTGTTGACCGACGAACGCTGGTTCCAAGGTGCCGACCAATATTTGATCGATGCGCGCGCCGCCTGCGACCTGCCCGTCCTGCGCAAGGATTTCATGGTCGATCCATGGCAGGTGCCCGAATCGCGCAGCATCGGGGCCGACGCGATCCTGCTGATCATGTCCGCGCTGGACGATCACCTGCTCGCCGAGATCGAGGCGAGCGCGATCGAGTGCGGCATGGACGTGCTGGTGGAAGTGCACGACCAGAAGGAACTCGATCGCGCGATGAAGCTCAAATCGCGCCTCATCGGCGTCAACAACCGCAATCTGCGCGACTTCACCGTCGATTTCGCCCGCACGTACGAGTTGGTGTCCAGGGCCCCCAAGGGCTGCACCTTCGTCGCCGAAAGCGGCCTGACGGTGCGCGCCGATCTCGAGGCGATGGCCGAACATGGCGTCAAATGCTTCCTGATCGGCGAGGCTCTGATGCGGCAGGACGATGTCGAGGCGGCAACCCGGGCTTTGGTTGGGTAA
- the trpD gene encoding anthranilate phosphoribosyltransferase, with translation MTTLISLPNPTSPLSRESAAQAFADILDARTSEEAIADFLIALTDRGETSIEIAEAARALRARLIPIDAPVGAIDVCGTGGDGYHTLNVSTAVSLVVAACGVPVAKHGNRAASSKAGAADTLEALGLDMERAGTLAQATLNDLGICFLFAANHHPVMKRITPIRRHIGRRTIFNLMGPLANPARVTRQLIGIARPDYTSLYAEALEQLGTEAAIVVSGEEGLDELSGAGPSVIVNVGTAALPGRLAPEDAGLPRHPIAAIHGGDPAYNARALRRLLEGETGGYRDAVLLNAAAALVVAGHSPTLTDGAAAAAEALDAGHANALLDCWIAYS, from the coding sequence ATGACGACCCTCATTTCTCTACCCAACCCCACCTCCCCGCTATCCCGCGAATCCGCTGCCCAGGCCTTCGCCGACATCCTCGACGCGCGCACCTCGGAAGAGGCCATCGCCGACTTCCTCATCGCGCTCACCGATCGCGGCGAGACCAGTATCGAGATCGCGGAAGCCGCGCGTGCGCTTCGTGCCCGTCTGATCCCGATCGATGCGCCGGTCGGCGCGATCGACGTCTGCGGCACGGGCGGCGACGGATACCATACGCTCAACGTCTCCACCGCCGTCAGTCTCGTCGTCGCCGCCTGCGGCGTGCCCGTCGCCAAGCACGGCAACCGCGCCGCCTCCTCCAAGGCCGGTGCCGCCGATACGCTTGAGGCGCTCGGCCTCGACATGGAACGCGCCGGCACGCTCGCCCAGGCGACGCTCAACGATCTCGGCATCTGCTTCCTGTTCGCGGCCAATCACCACCCGGTGATGAAGCGCATCACCCCGATCCGCCGCCACATCGGCAGGCGCACGATCTTCAACCTGATGGGTCCGCTCGCCAATCCCGCGCGCGTCACCCGGCAGTTGATCGGCATCGCCCGGCCCGATTACACGTCGCTCTACGCCGAGGCGTTGGAACAGCTCGGCACCGAGGCGGCGATCGTCGTCTCGGGCGAAGAGGGTTTGGACGAACTGTCCGGTGCCGGCCCGAGCGTGATCGTCAATGTCGGCACCGCAGCGCTCCCCGGCCGGCTCGCGCCCGAGGATGCCGGCCTACCCCGCCACCCGATAGCCGCGATCCATGGCGGCGATCCGGCGTACAACGCCCGCGCGCTGCGCCGTCTGCTCGAGGGCGAAACCGGCGGCTATCGCGATGCCGTCCTGCTCAACGCCGCCGCCGCTCTTGTCGTCGCCGGGCATAGCCCCACCCTCACCGATGGAGCCGCCGCCGCCGCCGAAGCGCTCGATGCCGGCCACGCCAACGCGTTGCTGGACTGCTGGATCGCATATTCATGA
- a CDS encoding anthranilate synthase component II has product MILVIDNYDSFTWNLVHYLMELGAEVKVVRNDALTAREAIESNAQAFLISPGPCTPTQAGISLDLVAACADAGKPLLGVCLGHQAIGQHFGGNVVRGGLMHGKTSPVEHDGTGLFEGLPSPFTATRYHSLIVEDIPADLIVNARSTDGSVMGFRHAHLPIHGVQFHPESIATEHGHAMLANFLRIAGMPVGALA; this is encoded by the coding sequence ATGATATTGGTGATCGACAATTACGACAGCTTCACCTGGAACCTGGTCCACTATCTGATGGAATTGGGTGCCGAGGTGAAGGTGGTGCGAAACGATGCGCTCACCGCGCGCGAGGCGATCGAGAGCAATGCCCAGGCGTTTCTGATCTCGCCCGGCCCGTGCACGCCCACGCAGGCTGGCATCAGCCTCGATCTCGTCGCCGCCTGCGCGGATGCAGGCAAGCCGTTGCTCGGCGTGTGCCTCGGCCATCAGGCGATCGGCCAGCATTTCGGCGGCAATGTCGTGCGCGGCGGGCTGATGCACGGCAAGACCTCGCCGGTCGAGCATGACGGCACCGGCCTGTTCGAAGGCCTGCCCAGCCCGTTCACCGCCACCCGCTACCACTCGCTGATCGTCGAGGACATTCCCGCCGACCTGATCGTCAACGCACGCAGCACCGATGGCTCGGTGATGGGCTTCCGCCACGCGCACCTGCCGATCCACGGCGTGCAGTTCCACCCCGAAAGCATCGCGACCGAACACGGCCACGCGATGCTGGCGAACTTCCTGCGCATCGCCGGAATGCCAGTCGGGGCATTGGCGTGA